ATTTGCTGAAAGTTGGTAAAAACAATGGGAGGTGGTAAAGACAAGCATCATGATGAACAAGACAAAGGGTTTCATGGTTTTCCAGGAGGTGGACATCATTACCCACCCGCTCCTGGAGGTTACCCACCCGCTGGATACCCGCCACAACAAGGGTACCCTCCAGCTGGAGGCTACCCACCTGCAGGTTACCCACCTGGTGCATACCCTCCCGGTGCACCGGGAGGTTATCCTCCTGCCCCCGGAGGTTATCCTCCTGCAGGTTATCCTGCTCCTCACCATGCAGGTAGAGACTCTTCTTTGTAGTTTATTACATCAACAAGCTGTTCATAGGACGATAGTTTCTAATGTGGTGATGTTTTCTATGCTAAAGCTAAGAACTGCTCTTGTTGTTTTGTTGGATTATCAACCTTTTATGTTTGAATGGTAATAGGAACTGTAGTTTTTTTTTTAAATTTGCTGTTTCTTTTTATTGCAAAAGCTAAAAACATTGTCTTTGTGGCTTGTGTTTCAACCTGCTAGATAATGTTTTTAGTTTGAATTATAGTTTAAAGGACATTAATTTTAATGACTTTGCTAGTTTTGTTTATGCAAATGTTATGGACCGATGAGTTTACTATCTCTTGTTCTGTTTCAATTGGTACAAATTTGTGCAAATTATTGAACCTTTTGACATTCTTTTTAATGTGGTTTCAGAGTCCCAGTCTGAAAGACGCTCATGTTTTTAATCTTAAGTTGCTTACTTTTTATCGATTGTGATGTTCTTTTACTATGGAGGTTCTCCATGTTAATACCTTCTGTTTCTGTTTCATTAGGGCATTCTAGTGGTGGGATTGGAGGTATGATCGCTGGTGCAGCTGGTGCAGCCGCAGCAGCCTATGGAGCTCACCACATGTCTCATGGAGCACACAACCCTTACGGTCATGCAGGGCACGCAGGGTATGGCCACGTTGGTCACGGTGGATATGGTCATGGTAAGTTCAAGCACGGAAAGCATGGAGGCAAATTCAAGCACGGAGGCAAGTTCAAGCATGGAAAGCATGGGAAACACGGTATGTTTGGAGGAGGAAAATTCAAGAAGTGGAAGTAATCTCAAAAAATTAACCTATGATTCTCTCCTCCAGTAGTCTCATTTCCTGACCGATGTTTCTAATAATCAATCCCCTCTTAGCATTATTACATTTTAACTTTATATCGGTTAGAGATTTGCTGGTTCAGAGGAAATAAAATGGAGAGTGATAGTATAATGTAAAACCTAATGGCATTTGTAGAAGAGGTTTCTTCAATCTCTCAAATAGCAGATGCTTTGAAACTTATCTATAATTTGGTTTTGTAATTGACAGTTTGTGTTTGTTTTGATACTTTCTTTCAATTTTAATTCTCTTACGTTTGATGACTTGATGTTGGTTAAATTCTCAAGATACATATGCTTGTTGTAGATGCTGATATTGTATTCATGTCTCATATCTACTCTTATGATGAGATTCCCAATAAGTTTAAATGTTATAACATTTGAGGAAACTGGTGCAGATGATGAGATTCACAATTAAGTTACCAATCACTATAGTGTACATGACATTTCACAGTTAACCTTAATTAATTCTATTATCAATGGTTTTAATCCATTTGCTTTCAGTCTTCTTCCCACTCAACACCGTCGTCTTCTTCTTCAACATCTGCCCCATTTGCTGCAAAATTAAGTACATCAAAAGTTACAAAGCTAAGCATCACATAATCTTTGCATATATCAAGAGACATAAACTCTTTCTCTTTATAATCTATATGGCCCATTAGTATAATTTATACTAAGCATGTCCAGCCTGAGCATGTCTTAACAAGTATCTTCTGCATATTCAAAGCATGTATGATCAGATGCAAACGCTCTGGTTCTGTTTTATCTTTGAAGAAATGTGTTGTTTCATATGATCAACTAACTAGTTAGCGAATTAGAAATGAAGTAATAATAAACTCAAACTGACCTGAAACATGAGACCCTTCTTCACATTCAGCATCTTCTTCATCTTCACGTTTGGACTTCATACCAACCTGACGATCTGAGCATGTAGTAGCCGATTGAATGTCAGGGGTAGATTCTTGCTGATTCATTTTTTGAGCTGCCTCTAGCTGCTGCAGTAGAGCGGCATAGTAAGTTTCCTGAAACTAAAATGTATCAAGATTCTCCGAATACAATTCGCAAGATGCTACTATAGGGATCTAAACAAATAAAAAAAAGCTCGCAAAAGGTACCTTCAAATAGGTATCATTGTCATTTCCCATGGCTGATGGTTTATTGTCATCAGAAAGTTTTACTTCTCCTTCTGAGACACCACCAACCTTTTCTTCCTGATTCATCTCTCCTCTTTGTTCCTTAGTGAGATTCATTCCTTGCCTAATCATCCATTGAGGCATCGGTTTGATACTAGGAACTCCATCTTCTTTTCCGTCACGAAGGTTAACCTCAACCTAACCATATGTACGATTCAAGAAATCAAGCTAACCACACTGAACAAGGATAAAAAAAATATCAAAAAAATAAAAATAAAACTTTACAGCCACAACATATATTTTCTTGTATATGTGAAAAAAATAAAATAAAATTTCTACTAATATAGATTAGCAAATGAAGAAATAAAAGAACCTCAACTTCTATATGCATTGAGAAGTGTAACAACAATGATCACCTTTGTCATTCCGAGGAATGGCATCGGTGTTGAACCATAACCACCCTGTGACATCAAAGGATCATTAGTATTAAAGTCACCAATTTCACGAGCATCCAAAGCTGCACGAGCCTCCCATTCCGGAAAACTCTCATAGACAGGAAACGGTAGGTCTTTTACTCTATTAATTTGATCCATCAGAGCCTGCAAATTTACTTTCAGTTGTGTCAACGCACAAACAACTATTCATGAAAAGTTATGCAAATCATTTTCTTGTTTATACGCAGACCTCCGCAAACTGGAGTCTTTGCCGCTGACGTCTCTTTGCATTGTCACCTCTGTAAAAATGAAGCAATAAGAAACAATATGGTGGGTTAAGGTCTCAAGACAATGGAGATACCACTACAAGGGACAAACATGCATGGTTGGTTAAGGTCTCAAGACAATGGAGATGCCACTACAAGGGACAAGCATGCATGGTGGGTTAAGGTCTCAAAACAATGGATTATTAGTTTATCATATCTCATCTACCATTTACCATACTTGTAACCACTATATATATGAGATGTTCTCATAAGCAAATCAATCAAGTGAATAAGATTATCCTTCTTTACTCTCTCTCTCTTTCTCTCTCTCTTGTTCTTCACTATGTTCTTTAATTTCTAACATGGTATCAGAGCATCAAAGCTCTTGAACACCAAACTGCTTCCGCAAATCTATTCTATTCACCTTACTCTTTCACTTGTTTGGTTTACTTTCTTCAGAATCTCTTTCATTTTCTTTTACCCAGTAGCAAGCAAAGATGGAGCAACACCAGCTAGTGAGGATTCCAGTCACCCTGAAGGGTCCTAACTACATTACTTGGTCGAGATTGACCAGGACAGCTCTTGGAGGAAGAGGTCTATGGGAGCACATCACCACAAGTGAGGCCCCAAGACAAATCACCCAAGGAGAAGATGGCAAGGAGGTTGTATTGGTAGATGAAGGCAAATGGGGTCAGGAGGATCTCATGGTGCTGTCTATCTTGCAAGGCTCACTTGATACTCCTATCATGGAGTCTTACTCACACTGTGAGACTGCAAAGAAGCTATGGGATACCTTATACAAGGTATATGGCAATACTTCAAACCTCACCAGAATATTTGAGGTTAAGAGGGCAATCAACAACTTGCACCAAGAGGAGATGGACTTCACCAAACACCTTGGAAAGTACAGCCAGTTGTGGTCTGAACTTGAGATGTTGAGACCAAGTACCACTGATCCTAGTATACTAGAAGAGAGGCGTGAGCAAGACAAGGTCTTTGGATTGCTTCTCACACTCAACCCAAGCTTCAATGATGTACTTAAACACATATTGAGAGCTAAAGAGCTTCCAAGCTATGATGATGTGTGTGCTCAACTTTGGAAGGAGCTAGGCTCAGATGGTCTCTTTGGTGGAAAAGAGGAGCTGTCTATGGCAAACAAAGCTGAGAAGATGGAGAGTGCTTCAGGCAACAAAGCACACTTCAAATCAAGAAGAGGAGGAGACAAGTCTGTGACTTGTGAGCACTGCAAGAATCTAGGCCACTCCAAAACCAATTGTTNNNNNNNNNNNNNNNNNNNNNNNNNNNNNNNNNNNNNNNNNNNNNNNNNNNNNNNNNNNNNNNNNNNCACAAGGATCTTCAGATAGGGCAAACAACTTGAGAATCATTCTGGAAAACCTAGGCATCAGCCAGCCTCAAACAAGTGGCATACCGAGCACTTCACCTATACCTCCAGTTGTGGATGAAGCTGCATCAGTTGAAGAAGCAGTCCATCCTGATCATGAGGGGGGAAACCAACCTAATTTGCAAGTTATCCATGAGGAAGCTATCCCTGAAGAAGATATCCATGACGAAGCTATCCACGAGGAAACTATCCAAGAAGGATCTATCCAAGAAGAAGTTGTTAATGATCAAGATGGAATGCAACAAGAAGTTCAACCATTAAGGAGGAGTACAAGGGTGAAGAAACCATCTCAGTGGATGGACACCAAAGTATACTTCAACAACAATGCAGTAGCTCATCCTATCCAAGCAACATGTTCT
This sequence is a window from Brassica oleracea var. oleracea cultivar TO1000 chromosome C1, BOL, whole genome shotgun sequence. Protein-coding genes within it:
- the LOC106318370 gene encoding glycine-rich protein A3; translation: MGGGKDKHHDEQDKGFHGFPGGGHHYPPAPGGYPPAGYPPQQGYPPAGGYPPAGYPPGAYPPGAPGGYPPAPGGYPPAGYPAPHHAGHSSGGIGGMIAGAAGAAAAAYGAHHMSHGAHNPYGHAGHAGYGHVGHGGYGHGKFKHGKHGGKFKHGGKFKHGKHGKHGMFGGGKFKKWK
- the LOC106318363 gene encoding uncharacterized protein LOC106318363 produces the protein MEISLPVQKATVVPKPFIRLTRLLARTLYDDNNLTTLSDNKKKSEKGDSRGNIVMVLDALIRRQWVREEDLARDLKKNPKQVRKILRHFEEKHLVTRYQRKETAKRAKIYNVAVAATAHKLHTQSYCCLDYQHMYDTARLRLQKIKRKLKDELEDKYTLQKYGCPNCNRKYSALDALRLISMEDDAFHYERCNGVLVVECDKLSSKEVEDGGDNAKRRQRQRLQFAEVWLTQLKVNLQALMDQINRVKDLPFPVYESFPEWEARAALDAREIGDFNTNDPLMSQGGYGSTPMPFLGMTKVEVNLRDGKEDGVPSIKPMPQWMIRQGMNLTKEQRGEMNQEEKVGGVSEGEVKLSDDNKPSAMGNDNDTYLKETYYAALLQQLEAAQKMNQQESTPDIQSATTCSDRQVGMKSKREDEEDAECEEGSHVSANGADVEEEDDGVEWEED